A section of the Streptomyces sp. SCL15-4 genome encodes:
- a CDS encoding macro domain-containing protein: MHPLPSHESLVAELRELRRRGLPGLRHCTRDALRQAAVAAGLCAGPEDEQTGIEELLGAAVRRLAGGRPVRDDDSSDPLARAAAHSFGIFPARRGVPGTDRRKAAAAVYGVTTERFRKSQEHDAIAELAAAVLAVARQAAGQPAEAVPEPTAAGPAAPAARTAPAVAGPVRPGAAAGRITVRVCPIEDVRDVDILVSSENTYLEMSKTFRPTVSGALRRAAAVRDAQGEIVDDVLSRELGVWLRTHGRTGMQVRPGTVVATSSGALAAQGVRRIHHAAIATPVGDGDRYHVSPAVLGEAVRRSFELARHESEFLSLPMSSICFPLLGSGRGGLPVETVARRLLDAVREELRRDPSWSVLLVTPEESHARLLTAASSAP; the protein is encoded by the coding sequence ATGCACCCCCTGCCCTCGCACGAGAGCCTCGTGGCCGAACTCCGGGAACTGAGGCGTCGCGGCCTGCCCGGGCTGCGCCACTGCACCAGGGACGCGCTGCGTCAGGCGGCGGTCGCGGCCGGGCTGTGCGCCGGGCCGGAGGACGAGCAGACCGGCATCGAGGAACTGCTGGGCGCGGCGGTACGGCGGCTGGCCGGCGGGCGTCCGGTGCGGGACGACGACTCCAGCGATCCGCTGGCCCGCGCCGCCGCGCACTCGTTCGGGATCTTCCCCGCGCGCCGCGGGGTGCCCGGCACCGACCGGCGCAAGGCCGCGGCGGCCGTCTACGGCGTGACGACGGAGCGGTTCCGCAAGAGCCAGGAGCACGACGCCATCGCCGAACTGGCGGCGGCGGTGCTGGCCGTGGCCCGCCAGGCGGCCGGTCAGCCGGCCGAGGCGGTACCGGAACCGACGGCGGCCGGGCCGGCCGCGCCCGCGGCGCGCACCGCACCGGCCGTCGCCGGCCCGGTGCGTCCGGGCGCCGCGGCGGGCCGGATCACCGTGCGGGTGTGCCCGATCGAGGACGTACGGGACGTGGACATCCTGGTGTCCTCGGAGAACACGTATCTGGAGATGTCCAAGACCTTCCGTCCCACGGTCTCCGGCGCGCTGCGCCGGGCCGCCGCCGTGCGGGACGCCCAGGGCGAGATCGTGGACGACGTGCTGTCCCGGGAACTGGGCGTGTGGCTGCGGACGCACGGCAGGACGGGCATGCAGGTGCGGCCGGGCACGGTCGTCGCCACCTCGTCCGGCGCCCTGGCCGCCCAGGGGGTGCGGCGCATCCACCACGCGGCGATCGCGACCCCGGTCGGGGACGGCGACCGCTATCACGTGTCCCCCGCCGTGCTCGGCGAGGCGGTGCGCAGGTCCTTCGAACTTGCCCGCCACGAGAGCGAGTTCCTCTCTCTGCCGATGTCCTCGATCTGTTTTCCGCTGCTGGGCTCCGGCCGGGGCGGGCTGCCCGTGGAGACGGTGGCCCGGCGGCTGCTCGACGCGGTCCGCGAGGAGCTGCGCCGGGACCCGTCCTGGTCGGTGCTGCTGGTCACGCCGGAGGAGAGCCACGCCCGGCTGCTCACGGCCGCCAGCTCCGCTCCGTGA
- a CDS encoding AAA family ATPase: MDLSKEDRLPPFVEELTGTLGVHAQYVLHGNIRDLHLVSRRGRERFYPLLDVLWNPLRQKGYEVLVVCDQVNGFGVAQSGQGDAEAAVAELLQGTGDFPGHTAARRQAVLEQMRNITGGWARQRTEVPRDGRRLPPLRVALVIDHASRLLADPSRPSPDERDFFLACLKLAHEAEPLPPRPGTGAVPQGPGLFNPVIWLADGERDVPAWLISGSERIRAIAVPEPDADERSTMARLLHQVYERYPGHGTRDGAAAAGGTDAEEASRAVGAFARAASGLSLRAMEESVKLARSRGLPFTAMPDAVRIYRLGVEKNPWGRDEIRHRILRGEDPENEQSIPRRVLGQDAAVARTLDILKRAALGLSGAQATSPGHRPRGVLFFAGPTGTGKTELAKAVASVLFDSDQAYLRFDMSEFSAAHSADRLVGAPPGYVGYEAGGELTSAVRENPFRVILFDEIEKADKGILDKFLQVLEDGRLTDGQGVTTYFSECVLIFTSNLGVQRTDPETGEREWIVAPGTPYKELEATVRDNVKKHFEQVIGRPELMNRIGGNVVVFDFISDDVAERIFDLQVRNIQRQLAQGHRLVLRIEDKARRELLEHCTRDKWNGGRGIGMVLETHLINPLARELFTASDLGPGTTVVVTEVREAESGRVDTKVVVKKGDTVGGGKGLG; this comes from the coding sequence ATGGACCTGTCCAAGGAAGACCGGCTGCCGCCCTTCGTGGAGGAGCTGACCGGAACGCTCGGCGTGCACGCGCAGTACGTCCTGCACGGCAACATCCGCGATCTGCACCTGGTGTCCCGGCGCGGCCGGGAGCGGTTCTACCCGCTGCTCGACGTGCTGTGGAACCCCCTGCGGCAGAAGGGCTACGAGGTACTGGTGGTCTGCGACCAGGTCAACGGCTTCGGCGTGGCCCAGTCCGGGCAGGGCGACGCGGAGGCGGCCGTGGCCGAACTGCTCCAGGGGACCGGCGACTTCCCCGGCCACACGGCGGCGCGCCGCCAGGCGGTGCTGGAACAGATGCGCAACATCACGGGCGGGTGGGCGCGGCAGCGGACCGAGGTGCCGCGCGACGGCCGCCGGCTGCCGCCGCTCCGGGTCGCCCTGGTGATCGACCACGCCTCCCGGCTGCTCGCCGACCCGTCCCGGCCGAGCCCCGACGAACGGGACTTCTTCCTCGCCTGCCTCAAACTCGCGCACGAGGCCGAGCCGTTGCCGCCCCGGCCCGGCACCGGCGCCGTGCCGCAGGGCCCGGGCCTGTTCAACCCGGTGATCTGGCTCGCCGACGGCGAACGGGACGTCCCGGCGTGGCTGATCTCCGGCAGCGAGCGGATCCGTGCCATCGCCGTCCCGGAGCCCGACGCGGACGAACGCTCCACGATGGCCCGCCTCCTGCACCAGGTCTACGAGCGCTACCCGGGACACGGCACCCGCGACGGCGCCGCCGCGGCCGGCGGCACGGACGCCGAGGAGGCGTCCCGCGCGGTCGGCGCCTTCGCCCGCGCGGCCTCCGGGCTGAGCCTGCGGGCCATGGAGGAGAGCGTGAAGCTGGCCCGCTCCCGCGGCCTGCCGTTCACCGCCATGCCCGACGCCGTACGGATCTACCGGCTGGGCGTGGAGAAGAACCCCTGGGGCCGCGACGAGATACGCCACCGCATCCTGCGCGGCGAGGACCCCGAGAACGAACAGTCCATTCCCCGCCGGGTCCTCGGCCAGGACGCGGCCGTGGCGCGGACCCTGGACATCCTCAAACGCGCCGCGCTGGGACTGTCCGGGGCCCAGGCCACCAGTCCCGGGCACCGGCCGCGTGGCGTGCTGTTCTTCGCCGGCCCGACCGGCACCGGCAAGACCGAGCTGGCCAAGGCCGTGGCGTCCGTGCTGTTCGACAGCGACCAGGCGTATCTCCGGTTCGACATGAGCGAGTTCTCGGCCGCGCACTCCGCCGACCGGCTCGTCGGCGCGCCCCCGGGCTACGTCGGCTACGAGGCGGGCGGCGAACTGACCTCCGCCGTACGGGAGAACCCCTTCCGCGTCATCCTCTTCGACGAGATCGAGAAGGCCGACAAGGGCATCCTGGACAAGTTCCTCCAGGTGCTGGAGGACGGCCGGCTCACCGACGGGCAGGGTGTCACCACCTACTTCAGCGAGTGCGTGCTCATCTTCACCTCCAACCTCGGGGTGCAGCGCACGGACCCGGAGACCGGGGAACGCGAGTGGATCGTGGCGCCCGGCACGCCGTACAAGGAGCTGGAGGCCACTGTCCGGGACAACGTCAAGAAACACTTCGAGCAGGTCATCGGCCGGCCGGAGCTGATGAACCGGATCGGCGGCAACGTCGTCGTCTTCGACTTCATCTCCGACGACGTCGCCGAGCGGATCTTCGACCTCCAGGTCCGCAACATCCAGCGGCAGCTGGCCCAGGGACACCGGCTGGTCCTGCGGATCGAGGACAAGGCCCGGCGGGAGTTGCTGGAGCACTGCACCCGGGACAAGTGGAACGGCGGCCGGGGCATCGGCATGGTGCTGGAGACCCATCTGATCAACCCGCTCGCCCGGGAACTGTTCACCGCGTCCGACCTCGGCCCGGGCACCACGGTGGTGGTGACGGAGGTACGCGAGGCGGAGAGCGGACGGGTGGACACCAAGGTCGTCGTGAAGAAGGGAGACACCGTTGGCGGAGGTAAGGGACTGGGATGA
- a CDS encoding 4Fe-4S single cluster domain-containing protein yields the protein MELRLDGTHYPLETLGPGKRLGIWFQGCTLACAGCMSRHTWDPDAGTAATVPEVLGLWRRALADGADGLTVSGGEPLQQSRALAHLLAGAARLRDGARRHEGSAGSRPADLLVYTGYDPEELTPGRRRALDGADAVITGRFRVAEPTRLAWRGSANQRIVPLTPLGATRYAPYLTRESPGPRLQPAPGPDGALRLYGVPLRGELAALESRLGKDGVALTERSWRP from the coding sequence GTGGAATTACGTCTCGACGGGACGCACTACCCGTTGGAAACGCTGGGCCCGGGAAAACGGCTCGGCATCTGGTTCCAGGGCTGCACGCTGGCCTGCGCCGGGTGCATGTCCCGGCACACCTGGGACCCGGACGCGGGAACCGCCGCCACGGTCCCGGAGGTGCTCGGGCTGTGGCGGCGGGCCCTCGCCGACGGCGCGGACGGTCTCACGGTCAGCGGCGGCGAGCCCCTTCAGCAGTCCCGGGCGCTCGCACACCTCCTCGCCGGCGCGGCACGGCTGCGCGACGGGGCCCGGCGGCACGAGGGGAGCGCCGGGTCCCGCCCCGCCGACCTGCTGGTGTACACGGGGTACGACCCCGAGGAGCTGACGCCCGGTCGGCGCCGTGCCCTCGACGGCGCGGACGCCGTGATCACCGGCCGGTTCCGGGTGGCGGAACCCACCCGGCTGGCCTGGCGCGGCTCGGCCAACCAGCGGATCGTCCCGCTGACCCCGCTCGGCGCCACCCGCTACGCCCCCTACCTCACCCGCGAGTCCCCCGGCCCCCGGTTGCAGCCGGCGCCCGGCCCGGACGGCGCGCTGCGCCTCTACGGCGTCCCGCTGCGCGGCGAACTCGCCGCGCTGGAAAGCCGGCTGGGCAAGGACGGGGTGGCCCTCACGGAGCGGAGCTGGCGGCCGTGA
- a CDS encoding RES family NAD+ phosphorylase produces MGRQIPPEGVAMEPVRHVLPAGTVLWRCHEEQYQAAEFNPNVAHEFFHGGRFDPTERDPYRYLYAALDPVTALSEVLLRSVDYGDDGVRLIPWAQASRYVLSALRTTADLSLVDLTTAEGLAAVWQDHWLIDTKEYAGTRYWVRVIRERCDDVQGLWWTSKRCRPRTALQLFADRCPAEPLDPRPQECLRLSSPQDVREVNRLLAPLHAVISVPED; encoded by the coding sequence ATGGGCCGGCAGATACCGCCCGAGGGAGTCGCCATGGAGCCGGTGCGCCACGTGCTGCCGGCGGGCACGGTGCTGTGGCGGTGCCACGAAGAGCAGTACCAGGCGGCCGAGTTCAACCCGAACGTCGCGCACGAGTTCTTCCACGGCGGCCGCTTCGACCCCACCGAGAGGGACCCGTACCGCTATCTCTACGCCGCCCTCGACCCGGTCACCGCGCTGAGCGAAGTCCTGCTGCGCTCGGTGGACTACGGCGACGACGGGGTGCGTCTGATCCCCTGGGCCCAGGCGTCGCGGTACGTCCTGTCGGCCCTGCGCACCACGGCCGACCTCTCCCTGGTGGACCTGACGACGGCCGAGGGGCTGGCCGCGGTCTGGCAGGACCACTGGCTGATCGACACCAAGGAGTACGCCGGCACCCGGTACTGGGTGCGGGTGATCCGCGAGCGGTGTGACGACGTGCAGGGGCTGTGGTGGACGTCCAAGCGGTGCCGGCCGCGCACGGCGCTGCAACTGTTCGCGGACCGCTGCCCGGCCGAACCCCTCGACCCCCGGCCCCAAGAGTGCCTGCGGCTCTCGTCCCCGCAGGACGTGCGCGAGGTCAACCGGCTGCTGGCGCCGCTGCACGCGGTCATCTCCGTCCCGGAGGACTGA
- a CDS encoding FHA domain-containing protein, protein MAEVRDWDDDDWFDGGGESGAVAEPEPEPESEPAPDTGPAAGPAAGPAAGRDGGGGEADDDDWQPVGGVTALHQPQPAPPPPPPPPPVGERCPRCATVVPAGMPACPGCLTPVGAGPRPQRLAGGVLRLVFRAGGGHLDVPRGGELRLGRSGGWAPEASVLLADEETVSARHAVVVHTPDGAAWVSEVARGATNGTRVNDRVLVPGQDVRLRNGDRLELGPKVCFTVRGVEDEPAEAD, encoded by the coding sequence TTGGCGGAGGTAAGGGACTGGGATGACGACGACTGGTTCGACGGCGGCGGCGAGTCCGGCGCCGTCGCCGAGCCCGAGCCCGAGCCCGAGTCCGAGCCCGCGCCCGACACCGGACCGGCCGCCGGACCGGCCGCCGGACCGGCCGCCGGGCGGGACGGCGGCGGGGGAGAGGCCGATGACGACGACTGGCAGCCCGTGGGTGGCGTCACCGCCCTCCACCAGCCCCAGCCGGCACCTCCGCCCCCGCCTCCGCCCCCGCCCGTCGGCGAGCGGTGCCCGCGCTGTGCCACGGTCGTCCCGGCCGGTATGCCCGCCTGTCCCGGCTGCCTGACCCCGGTCGGCGCGGGTCCGCGTCCGCAGCGGCTGGCCGGCGGTGTGCTGCGGCTGGTGTTCCGGGCCGGCGGCGGCCATCTCGACGTGCCGCGCGGCGGGGAACTGCGGCTGGGCCGGAGCGGTGGCTGGGCGCCCGAGGCGTCGGTGCTCCTGGCGGACGAGGAGACCGTCTCGGCGCGGCACGCCGTCGTCGTGCACACCCCGGACGGGGCGGCCTGGGTGAGCGAGGTCGCGCGGGGCGCCACCAACGGCACCCGGGTCAACGACCGCGTCCTGGTGCCCGGCCAGGACGTCCGCCTGCGCAACGGCGACCGGCTCGAACTCGGCCCCAAGGTCTGCTTCACGGTCCGCGGCGTCGAGGACGAGCCGGCCGAGGCGGACTGA
- a CDS encoding protein kinase domain-containing protein produces MTTTPPTRFVDPAEGGFTDARFTETRPVLAGVPRELADRFPLVAVLAEARRPAEAVVLRVRDLTARHGPSEIPLVLKWYHRLHAPDPAVEQELRELGALAAPHLERLLETGEADGHPWHLYWSHGEETLEKYHEDHPDGLPADAVRSLASQLHEAVTALHGRGVVHRDITPDNIMVQTRRGATADLVLVDFGAAVHRPDEALEPRTDWRGKPLYLAPEAGLLRQTVSEAGDWWSLGMVLAQLALGRHPIEFRRDEDVLAEIATHDPDVSGIAHRRTRLLCEGLLTRAPEHRWGAAQVRDWLDGGEPYTAPRTDGRVFADDPTRPVLRPFPFMGREFTGTESLALHLDQNHVSAARMLADDADRARLVEWLDQFRTVGGRGEEERKRLDELCEELARPPAPEGVARLLNWLGPGLDVAWHGVRLDASGMRLLCQGARDGHADAVALLRHLAERPGVMTELARRPGGHGLDETATAWQALRSRWEPTVREVARDRQDRTALRRTAEVDAWLLQLAREPEATRRRLTDSLRDVRAELPETVPWFDALLSAQDDDPRLVVAVRLAARARQESAARRDRRIQEEQELRFAADQDGLTAVLRRLDRLPTLGWALFGAVVVTAPWTFVIGLADVFGRATQEAVVTAWLEALPAAAVVFVAELWTAVYIGPPFYHPHRSVAGLLIRGADRPGQLARTRIGRWIAAALLVLAVFLGFYAVAVAPWLWPLATAVAVTAFGVRRCWAWGRQRRRARARRDAARPGPGIRPRPGRRAPAWRPRRRARPTPPQNGRRAPRWRPWDAVRARWAARERPGTTTDTTGDQA; encoded by the coding sequence ATGACGACCACGCCGCCCACCCGATTCGTCGACCCCGCCGAAGGCGGTTTCACCGACGCCCGGTTCACCGAGACCCGCCCGGTCCTCGCCGGGGTGCCCCGCGAACTGGCCGACCGCTTCCCGCTCGTCGCCGTGCTCGCCGAGGCGCGGCGGCCCGCCGAGGCGGTCGTCCTGCGGGTCCGCGACCTGACGGCCCGGCACGGACCGTCGGAGATACCCCTGGTGCTCAAGTGGTACCACCGCCTGCACGCCCCGGACCCGGCCGTGGAACAGGAACTGCGGGAACTCGGCGCACTTGCGGCCCCGCACCTGGAACGCCTCCTGGAGACCGGCGAGGCGGACGGCCACCCCTGGCATCTGTACTGGTCGCACGGCGAGGAGACCCTGGAGAAGTACCACGAGGACCATCCCGACGGCCTGCCCGCCGACGCCGTCCGGTCCCTGGCGAGCCAGCTCCACGAAGCCGTCACCGCCCTGCACGGACGCGGTGTCGTCCACCGGGACATCACCCCCGACAACATCATGGTGCAGACCCGCCGCGGTGCCACGGCCGACCTCGTCCTCGTCGACTTCGGCGCCGCCGTCCACCGGCCCGACGAGGCCCTGGAACCCCGGACGGACTGGCGCGGCAAGCCCCTGTACCTCGCGCCGGAGGCCGGACTGCTCCGGCAGACCGTCTCCGAGGCCGGCGACTGGTGGTCGCTCGGCATGGTCCTCGCCCAACTCGCCCTCGGCCGCCACCCGATCGAGTTCCGCCGGGACGAGGACGTGCTCGCCGAGATCGCCACCCACGACCCCGACGTCTCCGGCATCGCCCACCGCAGGACCCGCCTGCTCTGCGAGGGCCTGCTCACCCGGGCCCCGGAACACCGCTGGGGGGCCGCGCAGGTGCGGGACTGGCTGGACGGCGGGGAGCCCTACACCGCCCCGCGCACCGACGGCCGCGTCTTCGCCGACGACCCCACGCGCCCCGTGCTCCGGCCGTTCCCGTTCATGGGCCGGGAGTTCACCGGCACCGAGTCGCTCGCACTTCACCTGGACCAGAACCACGTCTCGGCGGCGCGCATGCTGGCCGACGACGCCGACCGGGCGCGACTGGTGGAATGGCTGGACCAGTTCAGGACCGTCGGCGGACGCGGCGAGGAGGAACGTAAACGGCTCGACGAGCTGTGCGAGGAGCTGGCCAGGCCACCGGCCCCGGAAGGCGTCGCCCGGCTGCTGAACTGGCTCGGCCCCGGCCTCGACGTGGCCTGGCACGGAGTCCGCCTGGACGCGTCCGGCATGCGCCTGCTGTGCCAGGGCGCCCGGGACGGACACGCCGACGCCGTCGCGCTGCTCCGGCATCTGGCGGAGCGTCCCGGGGTCATGACCGAACTCGCCCGGCGGCCGGGCGGCCACGGACTGGACGAGACGGCCACCGCGTGGCAGGCCCTGCGCAGCAGGTGGGAGCCCACCGTTCGGGAGGTCGCGCGGGACCGGCAGGACCGCACGGCCCTGCGGCGCACCGCCGAGGTGGACGCCTGGCTGCTGCAACTGGCCCGCGAACCGGAAGCCACCAGGCGCCGGCTCACCGACTCGCTGCGGGACGTGCGCGCGGAACTGCCCGAGACGGTGCCCTGGTTCGACGCGCTGCTCTCCGCCCAGGACGACGACCCGCGTCTCGTCGTCGCCGTCCGGCTCGCCGCCCGGGCCCGGCAGGAGTCCGCGGCCCGCAGGGACCGGCGGATCCAGGAGGAGCAGGAACTGCGGTTCGCGGCCGACCAGGACGGACTGACCGCCGTACTGCGCCGCCTGGACCGTCTGCCCACCCTCGGCTGGGCGCTGTTCGGCGCGGTCGTCGTCACGGCACCCTGGACCTTCGTCATCGGCCTCGCGGACGTCTTCGGCCGCGCCACCCAGGAAGCGGTCGTCACGGCCTGGCTGGAGGCGCTGCCCGCCGCCGCGGTCGTCTTCGTGGCGGAGCTGTGGACCGCCGTCTACATCGGTCCGCCCTTCTACCACCCGCACCGGTCGGTGGCCGGCCTCCTGATCCGGGGCGCGGACCGCCCCGGACAGCTGGCCCGCACCCGGATCGGCCGCTGGATCGCGGCGGCGCTGCTCGTCCTCGCCGTCTTCCTCGGGTTCTACGCCGTCGCCGTCGCCCCCTGGCTGTGGCCGCTCGCCACGGCCGTCGCCGTCACCGCCTTCGGCGTCCGCCGGTGCTGGGCATGGGGACGACAGCGGCGCCGGGCCCGAGCGCGCCGGGACGCCGCGCGCCCCGGACCCGGAATCCGCCCGCGACCCGGCCGCCGGGCCCCGGCATGGCGGCCTCGGCGCCGTGCGCGGCCGACCCCGCCGCAAAACGGCCGTCGCGCTCCCCGGTGGCGGCCGTGGGACGCCGTCCGGGCGCGGTGGGCGGCCCGTGAGCGGCCCGGGACGACGACCGACACGACAGGAGATCAGGCATGA
- a CDS encoding biotin/lipoate A/B protein ligase family protein yields the protein MHGEYKVPGGKLVVVDVDVEEGALRHVRVAGDFFLEPDEALDAVNGALEGAPADTDAAGLAARVDAALPAGTVMYGLTSEGVGIAVRRALARATDWTDYAWQLIHEAPQPPALHMALDEVLTAEVAAGRRPPTLRVWEWGAPAVIIGSFQSLRNEVDPEGAARHGIEVVRRISGGGAMFVEPGNTITYSLSVPESLVQGLSFQDSYAYLDDWVLGALGDLGIRAWYQPLNDIATDQGKIAGAAQKRMVGPGGGPGAVLHHVTMSYDIDADKMVEVLRIGREKLSDKGTRSAKKRVDPLRRQTGLAREAVIDRMIESFRARYGLAEGEVTDEELARAEELARTKFGSPEWTARVP from the coding sequence GTGCACGGTGAGTACAAGGTGCCCGGCGGCAAGCTCGTCGTCGTGGACGTGGACGTGGAAGAGGGCGCGCTGCGGCATGTGCGCGTGGCGGGCGACTTCTTCCTGGAGCCCGACGAGGCGCTGGACGCGGTGAACGGCGCCCTGGAGGGCGCTCCCGCGGACACCGACGCGGCGGGGCTGGCCGCGCGCGTCGACGCGGCACTGCCGGCGGGGACGGTGATGTACGGCCTGACCTCGGAAGGCGTCGGCATCGCGGTGCGCCGGGCACTCGCGCGCGCCACGGACTGGACCGACTACGCCTGGCAGCTGATCCACGAGGCCCCGCAGCCGCCGGCCCTGCACATGGCGCTGGACGAGGTGCTGACCGCCGAGGTGGCCGCGGGCCGGCGCCCGCCGACGCTGCGGGTGTGGGAGTGGGGCGCCCCGGCGGTGATCATCGGCAGCTTCCAGTCGCTGCGCAACGAGGTCGACCCGGAGGGCGCCGCCCGGCACGGCATCGAGGTGGTGCGGCGGATCTCCGGCGGCGGCGCGATGTTCGTGGAGCCCGGCAACACCATCACCTACTCGCTGTCGGTGCCCGAGTCCCTCGTCCAGGGCCTGTCCTTCCAGGACAGCTACGCGTATCTGGACGACTGGGTGCTGGGCGCCCTCGGCGACCTGGGCATCCGGGCCTGGTACCAGCCGCTGAACGACATCGCCACCGACCAGGGCAAGATCGCGGGCGCGGCGCAGAAGCGGATGGTCGGGCCCGGCGGTGGCCCGGGCGCCGTGCTGCACCACGTGACGATGTCGTACGACATCGACGCCGACAAGATGGTCGAGGTGCTGCGGATCGGGCGGGAGAAGCTGTCGGACAAGGGGACGCGGAGCGCGAAGAAGCGGGTCGATCCGCTGCGCCGGCAGACGGGGCTGGCACGCGAGGCCGTCATCGACCGCATGATCGAATCCTTCCGCGCGCGCTACGGCCTGGCCGAGGGCGAGGTCACCGACGAGGAACTGGCCCGGGCGGAGGAACTGGCCCGCACGAAGTTCGGCTCACCGGAGTGGACGGCGCGCGTGCCATAG